A region from the Paludicola sp. MB14-C6 genome encodes:
- a CDS encoding alpha/beta-type small acid-soluble spore protein: MSKIIVPQAKEALNRFKMEAATEVGVNLKQGYNGDLTSKQAGSIGGQMVKKMIQAYENSVK; this comes from the coding sequence ATGTCAAAGATTATTGTACCACAAGCCAAAGAAGCTCTAAACCGTTTTAAAATGGAAGCAGCTACAGAAGTAGGCGTTAACCTAAAACAAGGTTACAACGGTGATTTAACATCTAAACAAGCAGGCTCTATCGGCGGACAAATGGTTAAGAAAATGATCCAAGCATACGAAAATTCTGTAAAATAG
- a CDS encoding replication initiation factor domain-containing protein, whose protein sequence is MFLIDYFSFTIRFEKITFDYVLNLLKLQNFKHLFIDVGARDRYEHCFKFGQIEIMLPYAKREDMGIFINLTGQGCREYEDCFKNLYGDNFDWKYLIKRLVNEVNNSHKVNITRLDLAFDDFNGLLKMKQIKQKLLLGEYVSRFKKWNEVESNKTHTKKECIGETYYVGTKQSQCYCKFYDKLLEQKLKNKNDEFVMKQLESMQHWVRFEITFKDKLAILVCNMICYSTDINKDIREYINSCFRFVDLTKSNISRCPVSDFWEQFIQSANVSKYRLIQSNLHGYDKTYKWFTSALAPSLFALMSTYKNRDDFIRDIIFHGAFRLNENHKQIMEFENTGMKLSNQQLWSYNNPYEGIYTYDMEHNDDLELFDYKGFKY, encoded by the coding sequence GTGTTTTTAATTGACTATTTTTCATTTACTATTCGATTTGAAAAAATCACTTTTGACTATGTTTTAAATCTTTTAAAACTTCAAAATTTTAAACATCTGTTTATAGATGTAGGTGCACGTGATAGATACGAACATTGCTTTAAGTTTGGGCAAATTGAAATAATGTTACCTTACGCAAAGAGGGAAGACATGGGCATATTTATCAATTTGACAGGGCAAGGCTGTCGAGAATATGAAGATTGCTTTAAGAATTTGTATGGTGATAATTTTGATTGGAAGTATCTTATAAAAAGGTTAGTGAATGAGGTTAATAATTCTCATAAGGTAAATATAACTCGTTTAGATTTAGCTTTTGACGATTTCAATGGTTTACTTAAAATGAAACAAATTAAGCAAAAATTATTATTAGGTGAGTATGTTTCACGCTTTAAAAAATGGAATGAGGTTGAATCAAATAAAACCCATACAAAAAAAGAATGTATAGGTGAAACGTATTATGTTGGAACGAAACAATCTCAATGTTATTGTAAATTTTATGACAAATTATTAGAGCAAAAACTAAAAAATAAAAATGATGAATTTGTTATGAAACAACTAGAATCCATGCAACACTGGGTACGATTTGAAATTACATTTAAAGATAAATTGGCTATTTTAGTATGCAATATGATTTGTTATAGTACAGATATCAATAAGGATATACGTGAATATATAAATAGTTGTTTTCGCTTTGTAGATTTAACTAAGTCTAATATATCTCGTTGTCCTGTATCAGATTTTTGGGAACAGTTTATACAATCCGCTAATGTAAGCAAATACCGACTTATTCAAAGTAATTTACATGGCTATGATAAAACATACAAATGGTTTACATCAGCACTCGCTCCGTCATTATTTGCACTTATGAGCACTTACAAGAATCGTGATGATTTTATACGTGACATTATTTTTCATGGTGCATTTAGGTTAAACGAAAATCATAAACAAATTATGGAATTTGAAAACACTGGTATGAAACTATCAAATCAGCAACTATGGTCTTATAACAATCCATACGAGGGTATTTACACATACGATATGGAACATAATGACGATTTAGAATTATTTGATTATAAAGGCTTTAAATATTAG
- a CDS encoding tyrosine recombinase XerC encodes MANKDLYRDCPNILKDFLFYIHTIKGRSERTVEAYYIDLKSFLRFLNLKNGLVNADTPFEEIKISNITIENLKSISLSDVYEYLHFLSVEKDNSSITRSRKVSSIRSFFNYLTVKMHLLEVNPMKELEVPSIKKSLPKYLTLDQCIDLLKNIDGEYKERDYCIITMFLNCGMRLSELVGLNLSDISDNTIRLLGKGNKERIVYLNDACISALNQYIPIRNKQTIHQTSQNALFISRNGQRISKRRVQEIVELNLKKAGLSNHGLSTHKLRHTAATIMYQYGDVDIKVLQEILGHVNLGTTEIYTHISSKQLEQAAKSTPLSKITNTKKKQ; translated from the coding sequence ATGGCTAATAAAGATTTATATAGAGATTGTCCGAATATTTTAAAAGATTTTTTGTTTTACATACATACTATTAAAGGACGTTCTGAACGAACTGTCGAAGCTTATTATATTGATTTAAAATCGTTTTTACGTTTTCTTAACTTAAAAAATGGTTTGGTAAACGCAGATACTCCGTTTGAAGAAATTAAAATTAGTAATATTACTATTGAAAATTTAAAATCAATATCTTTATCAGATGTGTATGAGTATTTACATTTTCTTTCAGTAGAAAAAGATAATTCCTCAATAACACGTTCAAGAAAAGTATCTAGTATTCGATCATTTTTTAATTATCTTACTGTCAAAATGCATCTATTGGAAGTTAATCCAATGAAAGAACTTGAAGTACCAAGTATAAAAAAATCTCTTCCTAAATATCTAACCTTAGATCAATGCATTGATTTGCTCAAAAATATAGATGGTGAATATAAAGAACGTGATTATTGTATTATTACGATGTTCTTAAACTGTGGAATGCGCCTTTCTGAGCTTGTGGGATTGAATTTATCCGATATTTCAGATAACACGATTCGTCTATTAGGTAAAGGAAATAAAGAACGAATTGTTTATTTAAATGATGCATGTATATCTGCTTTAAATCAGTATATACCAATTAGGAATAAGCAAACTATTCATCAAACCTCGCAAAATGCCTTATTTATTTCTAGAAATGGTCAACGCATTAGCAAACGTCGAGTACAAGAAATTGTAGAGTTAAACTTAAAAAAAGCCGGTCTCAGTAATCATGGGTTATCTACGCATAAATTACGCCATACTGCAGCAACAATTATGTACCAATATGGTGACGTCGATATTAAAGTTTTACAAGAGATCTTAGGCCATGTAAATTTAGGCACTACAGAAATTTATACTCATATTTCTAGCAAGCAATTGGAACAAGCAGCAAAAAGCACCCCTTTATCGAAAATTACTAACACCAAAAAGAAACAATAA
- a CDS encoding zonular occludens toxin domain-containing protein, translated as MIWLYSGTPGSGKSLHATKDIISRLTRTKNKDTQFVISNYNLKVKYSDKFFYMDNSDITPQFLIDFALAFHQLGKENQSLLVIDEASILFNCRDIGAQNRKEWIQFFQQHRKLGYNVILICQFDRMLDRQIRCFIEYEVVHRKLNNAGGWGIIFTILHIPMFYTIEKWYGARIKTNQGFMPFSLKASKAYNTFDLFTDAKVLYQLQSQNDKELDEARATAAETVSAFAKHLISLKAPNSYGG; from the coding sequence TTGATTTGGTTATATAGCGGTACTCCTGGGAGCGGTAAAAGTTTGCATGCAACGAAAGATATTATTAGTAGATTAACACGTACGAAAAATAAAGATACTCAATTTGTAATATCCAATTATAATTTAAAAGTGAAATATAGTGATAAATTCTTTTATATGGATAATTCAGATATTACACCACAATTTTTAATTGATTTTGCATTAGCGTTTCATCAATTAGGCAAAGAAAATCAAAGCTTGTTAGTTATCGACGAAGCATCCATTTTATTTAACTGCCGTGATATTGGTGCTCAAAATCGAAAAGAGTGGATACAGTTTTTCCAACAACATAGGAAGCTTGGCTACAACGTTATACTTATTTGCCAATTTGATAGAATGCTAGACCGACAAATACGTTGCTTTATTGAGTATGAAGTGGTACATAGAAAGCTTAATAATGCGGGCGGATGGGGAATTATATTCACTATTTTACATATTCCAATGTTTTACACAATTGAAAAATGGTATGGTGCTAGAATTAAAACCAATCAAGGTTTTATGCCATTTAGTTTGAAAGCTTCTAAGGCATATAACACATTTGATTTATTTACGGATGCTAAAGTATTATATCAATTACAATCACAAAATGACAAGGAACTGGATGAAGCACGTGCAACTGCGGCTGAAACTGTTTCAGCTTTTGCAAAGCATTTGATATCTTTAAAGGCTCCCAACAGTTATGGGGGATGA
- the tsf gene encoding translation elongation factor Ts: protein MAFTANDVKVLRERTGCGMMDCKKALSETDGDMEKAIEILREKGLAAAAKKAGRIAAEGIVVSVVDEAKKVGVVLEVNAETDFVAKNDSFVSFVNSVATTIINENPADVDALLAVKCDGTDMTVEEVLRDKILTIGENMKIRRFERLEGTVVSYVHGGGRIGVMVQFDTDVADKAEFIDYAKDVAMQIAAVVPQYLNKEDVPSETIEKEKEILTAQAINEGKPANIAEKMVMGRINKYYKEVCLVEQAFVKEPEKSISQYTAEVAKNLGGSIKITKYVRFEKGEGLEKREDNFADEVASMMK from the coding sequence ATGGCATTTACAGCTAATGATGTTAAAGTTCTTCGTGAAAGAACAGGTTGCGGAATGATGGATTGCAAAAAAGCACTATCTGAAACAGATGGTGATATGGAAAAAGCAATTGAAATATTAAGAGAAAAAGGTCTTGCTGCTGCTGCTAAAAAAGCAGGAAGAATTGCTGCTGAAGGTATCGTTGTTTCTGTTGTTGATGAAGCAAAAAAAGTTGGTGTAGTATTAGAAGTTAATGCTGAAACTGATTTCGTTGCTAAAAACGATAGCTTTGTATCTTTTGTTAATAGCGTTGCTACAACAATTATCAATGAAAATCCAGCTGACGTTGATGCTCTACTTGCAGTTAAATGTGATGGAACTGATATGACTGTTGAAGAAGTTCTACGTGATAAAATATTAACTATCGGTGAAAATATGAAAATTCGCCGTTTTGAAAGATTAGAAGGCACAGTTGTTTCTTACGTTCACGGTGGTGGCCGTATCGGTGTTATGGTTCAATTTGATACTGATGTTGCTGATAAGGCTGAGTTCATAGACTACGCTAAAGACGTTGCAATGCAAATTGCTGCAGTAGTACCACAATATTTAAATAAAGAAGATGTACCTTCTGAAACTATTGAAAAAGAAAAAGAAATTCTTACTGCTCAAGCTATTAATGAAGGCAAACCAGCTAATATCGCTGAAAAAATGGTAATGGGTAGAATTAACAAATACTATAAAGAAGTATGTCTTGTTGAACAAGCATTTGTTAAAGAGCCTGAAAAATCTATTTCTCAATACACTGCTGAAGTTGCAAAAAATCTTGGCGGATCTATTAAAATTACTAAGTATGTTCGTTTTGAAAAAGGCGAAGGCTTAGAAAAACGTGAAGATAACTTTGCTGATGAAGTTGCAAGCATGATGAAATAA
- the adhE gene encoding bifunctional acetaldehyde-CoA/alcohol dehydrogenase — MANKEKKDVAVVETDVTTAVDSLVKNGMKALEEFMSFDQERIDKIVHAMAIAGLDNHMKLSKMAVEETGRGVFEDKVIKNIYATEYIWHNIKHDKTVGIINDDETEGLVEIAEPVGVIAGVTPVTNPTSTTLFKSIISIKARNPIIFGFHPSAQKCSSEAARIVRDAAIAAGAPENCIQWIETPSIEATNALMNHPNIALVLATGGSGMVKAAYSTGKPALGVGPGNVPCYINKNVNVERACNDLMLSKTFDNGMICASEQAVIVDKDIQDTFEKYMKANNCYFLNEQETKIVSDYVIVKDKGAVNAAVVGKPAAWIAEQAGVKVPAGTKILIGKIKDVGPDYPLSREKLSPVLAYIVVKDAQEGIKMAKKMLNMGGLGHTAVVHSDDQEVISAYGNAMKVGRLIANSPSSQGGIGDIYNENTPSLTLGCGSFGKNSTTSNVSAMNLLNIKRIAKRRVNMQWFKIPPKIYFEYNAIQYLEKMPNISRAFIVTDPMMVKLGYMDKVLRYLRKRQDYCHAEIFSEVEPDPSVETIMRGVDAMNNFKPDVIIALGGGSAMDAAKGMWLFYEHPDTSFDGLRQKFLDIRKRTFAFPKLGHKAQMVCVPTTSGTGSEVTSFSVITDKGENIKYPLADYELTPDVAIIDPQFVMTMPKSITADTGMDVLTHAIEAYVSIMASDYTDGLSLQAIKLVFEYLEKSYNGDQVAREKMHNASCIAGMAFTNAFLGLNHSMAHKLGGEYHIPHGRANAVLLPYVIKFNANKPTKFATFPKYEKFTADVRYAEIAKSLGLPAATVEEGVASLVKAIKELAKKLGVPMSIKDCGVDEKVFLDNLTGLSERAFEDQCTTANPRYPLVVEIAEIYKEAYYGK, encoded by the coding sequence ATGGCAAATAAAGAAAAAAAAGATGTTGCAGTAGTTGAAACTGATGTAACAACAGCGGTAGATTCATTGGTTAAAAATGGTATGAAAGCTCTTGAAGAATTTATGTCTTTTGATCAAGAAAGAATTGATAAAATTGTTCACGCAATGGCAATTGCAGGTCTTGATAATCATATGAAATTATCAAAAATGGCAGTTGAAGAAACCGGTCGTGGTGTATTTGAAGATAAAGTAATCAAAAATATTTATGCTACTGAATATATTTGGCATAATATTAAACATGATAAAACTGTTGGCATTATCAATGACGACGAAACTGAAGGTTTAGTTGAAATTGCTGAGCCAGTTGGTGTAATTGCTGGTGTAACTCCGGTAACAAACCCTACCTCCACTACCCTATTTAAATCTATTATTTCAATAAAAGCAAGAAACCCTATTATTTTTGGATTCCATCCATCTGCTCAAAAATGTTCTTCTGAAGCTGCAAGAATTGTAAGAGATGCTGCTATTGCTGCTGGAGCACCTGAAAATTGTATTCAATGGATTGAAACTCCATCAATTGAAGCTACTAACGCTTTAATGAATCATCCGAATATCGCTTTAGTACTTGCTACTGGTGGTTCTGGAATGGTTAAAGCTGCTTACTCAACCGGTAAACCTGCACTTGGCGTAGGACCTGGTAACGTTCCTTGTTATATTAACAAAAATGTTAATGTCGAAAGAGCTTGTAATGATTTAATGCTATCTAAAACTTTTGATAATGGTATGATTTGTGCTTCTGAACAAGCTGTTATCGTTGATAAAGATATTCAAGATACTTTTGAAAAATATATGAAAGCTAATAACTGCTACTTCTTAAATGAGCAAGAAACTAAAATTGTTTCTGACTATGTAATCGTTAAAGATAAAGGTGCAGTAAATGCAGCTGTAGTTGGTAAACCAGCAGCTTGGATTGCTGAGCAAGCTGGCGTTAAAGTTCCAGCAGGCACCAAAATTTTAATTGGTAAAATTAAAGATGTTGGACCTGATTACCCTCTTTCACGTGAAAAATTATCTCCTGTATTAGCTTATATTGTTGTAAAAGATGCTCAAGAAGGTATCAAAATGGCTAAGAAAATGCTTAATATGGGTGGTCTTGGTCATACTGCAGTAGTTCATTCTGATGATCAAGAAGTTATTTCAGCTTATGGCAATGCTATGAAAGTTGGCCGTTTAATAGCTAACTCCCCTTCTTCTCAAGGTGGTATTGGTGATATTTATAATGAAAATACTCCTTCATTAACATTAGGATGTGGTTCTTTCGGTAAAAACTCTACTACTTCTAACGTATCTGCTATGAATCTACTTAATATTAAACGTATTGCGAAGAGGAGAGTAAATATGCAATGGTTCAAAATTCCACCAAAAATTTACTTTGAATATAATGCAATTCAATATTTAGAAAAAATGCCTAACATTTCTCGTGCATTTATCGTAACTGACCCAATGATGGTGAAATTAGGTTACATGGATAAAGTATTACGTTATTTAAGAAAACGTCAAGACTACTGTCATGCTGAGATATTCTCTGAAGTTGAACCAGATCCTTCTGTAGAAACTATCATGCGTGGTGTTGATGCAATGAATAACTTTAAACCAGATGTTATTATTGCACTTGGTGGCGGTTCAGCAATGGATGCTGCTAAAGGTATGTGGTTATTCTATGAACACCCAGATACTTCTTTTGATGGTCTACGTCAAAAGTTCTTAGATATCAGAAAGAGAACTTTTGCATTCCCTAAATTAGGTCATAAAGCGCAAATGGTTTGTGTACCAACTACTTCCGGTACAGGATCTGAAGTTACTTCTTTCTCAGTTATTACAGATAAAGGTGAAAATATAAAATACCCTCTTGCTGATTATGAATTAACTCCTGATGTAGCTATCATTGATCCTCAATTTGTAATGACAATGCCAAAATCAATCACTGCTGATACTGGTATGGACGTATTAACCCATGCAATTGAAGCTTATGTTTCTATTATGGCATCTGATTACACTGACGGTCTATCACTTCAAGCAATTAAACTTGTTTTTGAATATTTAGAAAAATCATACAACGGCGATCAAGTTGCTCGTGAAAAAATGCATAATGCATCTTGTATTGCAGGTATGGCATTTACTAATGCATTCTTAGGATTAAATCACTCTATGGCTCATAAACTTGGTGGTGAGTATCATATTCCTCATGGCCGTGCTAATGCTGTATTACTACCATATGTAATCAAATTTAATGCAAATAAACCAACTAAATTTGCTACATTCCCTAAATACGAAAAATTTACAGCTGATGTTCGTTATGCTGAAATTGCTAAATCACTAGGTCTTCCAGCTGCAACAGTTGAAGAAGGTGTTGCTAGCCTAGTTAAAGCTATTAAAGAATTAGCTAAGAAACTTGGCGTTCCAATGTCTATTAAAGATTGCGGCGTTGATGAAAAAGTATTCCTAGATAATTTAACTGGTTTATCTGAAAGAGCTTTTGAAGACCAATGTACAACTGCAAATCCTAGATACCCTCTAGTTGTTGAAATTGCAGAAATTTATAAAGAAGCTTACTACGGTAAATAG
- the rpsB gene encoding 30S ribosomal protein S2 translates to MGVVSMKQLLEAGVHFGHQTRRWNPKMAKYIFTERNGIYIIDLQKTVKKLEEAYSFVRDVAASGQDILFVGTKKQAGDSVKEEAERCGMHYVNARWLGGMMTNFKTIRRRIQRLEQLRKMQEDGTFELLPKKEVIKLNLEIEKLEKFLGGIKNMNKLPGALFIVDPRKERIAVAEAKNLGIPIVAIVDTNCDPDEIDYVIPGNDDAIRAVKLIAGAMASAVIEARQGAETAEEAPEAEEVAAE, encoded by the coding sequence ATGGGAGTAGTATCAATGAAACAACTTCTTGAAGCAGGTGTTCACTTTGGTCACCAAACAAGAAGATGGAATCCAAAAATGGCAAAATATATTTTTACAGAGCGTAACGGTATTTATATTATCGACTTACAAAAAACTGTAAAAAAACTTGAAGAAGCTTATTCTTTTGTTAGAGATGTAGCTGCAAGCGGTCAAGACATTCTTTTCGTAGGAACTAAAAAACAAGCTGGCGATTCTGTAAAAGAAGAAGCAGAGCGTTGCGGTATGCACTACGTAAATGCACGTTGGTTAGGCGGTATGATGACAAACTTTAAAACAATTCGTCGTCGTATTCAAAGACTAGAGCAACTAAGAAAAATGCAAGAAGACGGTACTTTTGAATTACTACCTAAAAAAGAAGTAATCAAATTAAACCTTGAAATTGAGAAACTTGAGAAATTCTTAGGCGGTATCAAAAACATGAACAAACTTCCTGGTGCTCTATTTATCGTAGACCCAAGAAAAGAAAGAATAGCTGTTGCTGAAGCTAAAAACCTAGGTATTCCAATCGTAGCTATCGTTGACACAAACTGTGATCCAGACGAAATCGATTATGTTATTCCTGGTAATGATGACGCAATTCGTGCTGTTAAACTTATTGCTGGAGCTATGGCTAGCGCTGTAATCGAAGCAAGACAAGGAGCAGAAACTGCAGAAGAAGCTCCTGAAGCTGAAGAAGTAGCTGCTGAATAG
- the folD gene encoding bifunctional methylenetetrahydrofolate dehydrogenase/methenyltetrahydrofolate cyclohydrolase FolD has product MMANIIDGKKLSSEIKQFVKKEVAELKDKGIEVGLAVVIVGNNAASRVYVNSKKKNCAELGIESREYALAEETTEQELLALVEKLNIDSKINGILVQLPLPKHIDEKKIIAAISPLKDVDAFHANSVGKIMIGDYDFLPCTPAGCMDLIHSTGVDVCGKHCVVVGRSNIVGKPMAMLLLHESGTVTICHSKTTNLAEICRQADILVAAVGKANIITADMVKPGAIVIDVGMNRLENGKLCGDVDFENVSKVAGHITPVPGGVGPMTIATLMKNTMIAAKLQNNLMTLK; this is encoded by the coding sequence TTGATGGCTAATATTATTGATGGAAAAAAACTATCATCAGAGATTAAGCAATTTGTAAAAAAAGAAGTTGCTGAATTAAAGGATAAGGGCATAGAAGTAGGACTTGCTGTCGTAATTGTAGGTAATAATGCTGCTTCTAGAGTATATGTAAATTCAAAAAAGAAAAATTGCGCTGAATTAGGAATTGAATCACGTGAATATGCATTAGCTGAAGAAACAACAGAACAAGAGCTATTAGCTCTTGTAGAGAAATTAAATATTGATTCTAAAATAAACGGAATTTTAGTTCAATTGCCATTACCTAAACATATTGATGAGAAGAAAATTATTGCGGCAATTTCACCTTTAAAAGATGTAGATGCATTTCATGCAAATAGTGTTGGAAAAATCATGATAGGTGATTATGATTTTTTACCTTGTACGCCTGCCGGTTGTATGGATTTAATTCATTCAACTGGAGTTGATGTATGTGGTAAACATTGTGTTGTAGTTGGAAGAAGTAATATCGTTGGAAAGCCTATGGCTATGTTATTATTACACGAAAGTGGAACTGTAACAATTTGTCACTCTAAAACTACTAACCTAGCTGAAATATGCAGACAAGCAGATATCTTAGTTGCTGCAGTTGGTAAAGCAAACATTATAACAGCAGACATGGTTAAACCGGGCGCAATTGTTATAGATGTTGGAATGAACCGCTTAGAGAATGGAAAGCTTTGCGGTGATGTTGATTTTGAAAATGTGAGCAAAGTTGCAGGCCATATTACTCCTGTACCTGGTGGTGTTGGTCCTATGACAATTGCGACATTGATGAAAAATACAATGATTGCCGCTAAATTGCAAAATAATTTAATGACGTTAAAATAA